In one Leptospiraceae bacterium genomic region, the following are encoded:
- a CDS encoding acylphosphatase, with the protein MKRAKIIAKGKVQGVGFRFFVMDNAKKLGLCGYTRNLPDGTVETVVEGKDAQLDRLIEKIKEGPIAARVSSVEVKMGEAFGDYKEFEIRR; encoded by the coding sequence ATGAAACGGGCCAAAATAATTGCTAAAGGGAAAGTGCAGGGAGTAGGGTTTCGCTTTTTTGTTATGGATAATGCAAAAAAACTCGGTCTCTGCGGTTATACCCGAAACCTTCCGGACGGAACCGTTGAAACAGTTGTGGAAGGTAAGGACGCTCAACTTGATAGGCTAATAGAGAAAATAAAAGAAGGCCCCATAGCCGCCCGCGTTTCTTCTGTCGAAGTAAAAATGGGAGAAGCTTTTGGGGATTATAAAGAATTTGAAATAAGAAGATAG
- a CDS encoding HD domain-containing protein has translation MALKLDMNKRFERILAISRSVPSGKQIARQLTYIVDSAIANIYKEDEIKYETQSKLSIVALGGYGRMELCPGSDIDLLYLHDELDDEVLSAIISHINTYLYDSGKQVGHACRTIEESISYTNYMESFFAVLDSRYIAGSESLFQKYCEEFLYKLPKDYVEKFSKLKVEYLERQLQLPAPYLVSEPNLKTSPFTMRDIQTFYWLEKLQSLIPPFRLPGVRHGFRPAEIRIIENAYDYLLKLRISLHSLSHSKQDRLDLTFQPELAEFMGYGPKNDISSVDRLMNHLYSHQKHAYFFIASYLDFARIQKKKERIPFELEGLKLIRIGNGLYPPLIGNFSQHPENINKDILKIFSISQDQDLEISPLLLEELRSASRFLDEDFKNSREAIEIFLNILKRKRKIGKILSLMHHCNILGKFIPEFGACKYFSLFSYHHEYPVDEHTLYILRELDKLCEGQFEDPEVQEIFNSSSDIEILVLSILLHDAGKVKEGDHCLYGKELAESVGQRFHLPEEQLDLFKYLVEAHIDMSELSTKRDISDPVLIQDFASAVRTVDRLKLLYVFTIIDTRSVGPGILTNWKKDILYNLYKKTLNFLQDRLDSQHNVTEQNLHSLKQYFIHKQHIPEKFMDGILEYINSVVPQTYIRYYTPIRIFNHFIHYQEFIKKKLSFPVVEIETEPAYITLVIYCEDYSLLSSDITGTVSSEGLSVVGMRSFRTKDKFSIQHIQLTDKFGSGEVHKEKLERLKRNLTLVLSGQLAVESLLSSPTEFLFFNQIPMGMIEEKVEFDNKSLPEYTVLEICFPDALGLLHRLLKAILSCGVIVDFVRVATSADYAYDSFYLKTAEGRKINDENLLKKIEAEIIQAVKKPVEKQVTAAILF, from the coding sequence ATGGCACTCAAGTTAGATATGAATAAACGGTTTGAAAGGATTCTTGCCATCAGTCGCTCGGTTCCTTCCGGGAAGCAAATAGCAAGGCAGTTAACGTATATCGTAGATAGTGCTATTGCCAATATTTATAAAGAAGACGAAATTAAATATGAAACCCAGTCGAAACTCAGCATCGTAGCCCTTGGTGGTTACGGAAGAATGGAACTCTGCCCCGGTTCGGACATCGATCTTTTATATCTGCACGATGAGCTCGATGATGAGGTTCTTTCTGCGATTATTTCTCACATTAACACCTACTTGTATGATTCAGGAAAGCAGGTAGGTCATGCCTGTAGGACTATAGAAGAAAGTATTAGCTATACTAATTACATGGAGAGTTTTTTTGCTGTTTTAGATTCTCGCTATATTGCTGGTTCGGAAAGTCTTTTTCAAAAATACTGTGAAGAGTTTTTATATAAGTTACCGAAAGATTATGTAGAAAAATTTAGTAAACTAAAAGTTGAATATTTAGAAAGGCAGTTACAACTCCCGGCTCCTTATCTGGTATCAGAACCCAATCTAAAAACCTCACCTTTTACCATGAGGGATATACAAACATTTTACTGGCTTGAAAAGCTTCAGTCTCTCATCCCCCCGTTTCGCTTGCCAGGTGTTCGACATGGCTTCAGGCCGGCTGAAATTCGGATAATAGAAAATGCCTATGACTACCTACTAAAACTTCGGATAAGTCTGCATAGCCTGAGTCATTCCAAGCAGGATAGGTTGGATTTGACTTTTCAACCGGAGCTTGCTGAGTTTATGGGCTATGGTCCTAAAAATGACATTTCTTCTGTAGATAGGCTTATGAATCATCTTTACAGCCATCAAAAACATGCTTATTTTTTTATAGCCTCTTATCTTGATTTTGCCAGGATACAAAAGAAGAAAGAACGCATTCCTTTTGAATTAGAAGGTTTGAAACTAATCCGAATCGGGAATGGATTGTATCCACCTCTCATTGGAAACTTCAGTCAACATCCGGAAAATATAAACAAGGATATCCTTAAAATTTTCTCTATAAGTCAAGATCAGGACTTAGAAATCTCTCCCCTGTTATTAGAAGAACTACGTTCTGCTTCCCGTTTTTTAGATGAAGATTTTAAGAATTCAAGAGAAGCTATCGAAATCTTTTTGAATATTTTAAAACGCAAGAGGAAAATAGGAAAAATCCTGAGTCTTATGCACCACTGTAATATATTAGGGAAGTTCATTCCTGAATTTGGTGCCTGTAAGTATTTTTCTTTATTTAGCTATCACCATGAGTATCCAGTAGATGAGCACACGCTATATATCTTGCGAGAACTGGATAAACTCTGTGAAGGACAATTTGAAGATCCGGAAGTTCAGGAAATTTTTAATTCGAGTTCCGACATAGAAATATTAGTTCTTTCTATTTTATTACATGATGCCGGAAAAGTAAAAGAAGGGGATCATTGTTTATATGGAAAAGAACTGGCCGAATCGGTAGGACAGAGGTTTCACTTGCCGGAAGAGCAACTGGATTTGTTTAAATACCTTGTAGAAGCACATATTGATATGTCTGAACTTTCTACTAAAAGAGATATTAGCGATCCGGTTCTGATTCAGGATTTTGCTTCTGCCGTAAGAACTGTAGATCGATTGAAATTATTATATGTATTCACTATAATCGATACACGTTCCGTCGGACCCGGGATTCTCACCAATTGGAAAAAAGATATTTTATACAACTTATATAAGAAAACTTTAAATTTTTTACAGGATCGCTTAGACAGTCAGCATAATGTTACCGAACAAAACTTACATTCCTTAAAACAGTATTTTATACATAAGCAGCATATACCCGAAAAATTTATGGATGGTATATTAGAATATATTAATTCTGTAGTTCCCCAAACCTATATACGCTACTATACGCCTATTCGAATTTTTAACCACTTTATCCATTACCAGGAGTTTATCAAAAAGAAACTAAGTTTCCCGGTTGTGGAAATTGAAACGGAGCCTGCCTACATCACCCTTGTTATATATTGTGAGGATTACTCACTTCTTAGTTCGGATATAACCGGTACAGTTTCTTCAGAAGGTTTAAGTGTTGTGGGTATGCGATCCTTTCGAACAAAAGACAAATTTAGTATTCAGCATATACAACTTACAGATAAATTTGGAAGCGGAGAAGTTCATAAGGAAAAGCTGGAACGCTTGAAGCGAAACCTTACTTTAGTTTTAAGCGGACAACTAGCGGTTGAATCTCTACTTTCATCACCCACTGAATTTTTATTCTTTAATCAAATCCCTATGGGTATGATTGAAGAGAAGGTGGAGTTTGATAATAAATCTTTACCGGAATATACTGTTTTGGAGATATGTTTTCCGGATGCATTGGGCCTTCTGCACAGGCTTTTAAAAGCCATACTTTCCTGCGGAGTAATCGTAGACTTTGTACGGGTGGCCACAAGTGCGGACTATGCCTATGACTCTTTTTACCTGAAAACAGCCGAAGGACGGAAAATAAATGACGAGAATCTTTTGAAAAAAATAGAGGCTGAAATTATTCAGGCGGTGAAAAAGCCCGTAGAAAAACAGGTAACCGCTGCAATTTTGTTTTAG
- a CDS encoding alpha-glucosidase: MAWWQYGVIYQIYPRSFKDSKGDGIGDLMGIIEKLDYLNGREDSLGIDAIWLSPVNNSPMVDFGYDVSDYYGIDPVYGDMQTFELLIKEAAKRNIKIIMDLVVNHSSDKHPWFIESRSSKDKPKSDWYIWKDPVNGKEPNGWLSAFGGKAWTFDENRGQYYLHSFAPEQPDLNWRNPELKKAVFDVVRFWLDKGVAGFRLDVVNCFVKDSEFRDNPKRRMKLSLRGMRAYDRQVHVYDRDRPETHEILKELRKILDSYPGERMMVGEVMQEPPGVASLPASYYGNNDELNLSFNFSVFFVKWKLESFRQIIADWEAELGENRWPCNVFSNHDFVRHITRFGSKRNRLPRARLLALLLLSLRGTPFLYYGEELGMLSENVPRKLIHDPPGKKYWPFYKGRDNARLPMCWDDSKYAGFSITEPWLPLNQDFKTVNVYEQQKDPQSLFHTYQKLIRLRKEKEVLRSGKIQILEKNHKSILSFLRYTEKESFLVLINFSKKKQSYPIKKATSAQKAAILFSSHRKEGVVLVGEELELDGYEGGIFALS, encoded by the coding sequence ATGGCCTGGTGGCAGTACGGAGTTATTTACCAGATATATCCGAGGAGTTTCAAAGATTCTAAAGGGGATGGAATCGGCGATCTCATGGGAATCATTGAAAAATTAGACTATTTAAATGGTAGAGAGGACTCTCTGGGAATCGATGCTATCTGGCTTTCTCCGGTCAATAATTCTCCCATGGTCGATTTCGGATATGACGTCTCAGACTATTACGGCATAGACCCCGTCTACGGAGATATGCAAACCTTTGAACTTCTGATTAAAGAAGCGGCAAAACGAAATATTAAAATAATTATGGACCTGGTGGTGAACCATAGTTCGGATAAGCACCCCTGGTTTATTGAGTCTCGCTCTTCCAAAGACAAGCCGAAAAGTGATTGGTACATCTGGAAAGACCCGGTAAATGGAAAAGAGCCCAATGGCTGGCTTTCTGCTTTTGGAGGAAAAGCCTGGACTTTTGATGAAAACCGCGGACAGTATTACCTGCATTCTTTTGCCCCGGAACAACCCGACCTGAACTGGAGAAACCCGGAACTAAAAAAAGCTGTATTTGATGTGGTGCGCTTCTGGTTGGATAAGGGAGTAGCCGGATTCCGACTGGACGTAGTTAATTGTTTTGTTAAAGATTCAGAGTTTCGAGATAATCCCAAAAGAAGGATGAAACTCAGCCTGAGAGGGATGCGTGCCTACGACCGGCAGGTTCATGTCTATGACAGAGATAGACCCGAAACCCATGAAATATTGAAAGAGCTTCGAAAGATCCTCGATTCTTACCCGGGTGAGAGGATGATGGTAGGAGAGGTTATGCAGGAACCGCCGGGAGTTGCTTCTTTACCTGCGAGTTACTACGGGAATAACGACGAGTTAAACTTGAGTTTTAACTTCTCTGTGTTTTTTGTAAAATGGAAGCTGGAATCATTTAGACAAATCATTGCAGACTGGGAAGCCGAGCTCGGAGAAAATCGCTGGCCCTGCAATGTTTTTAGTAACCATGATTTTGTTCGGCATATTACCCGTTTTGGAAGTAAACGAAACCGACTGCCGAGAGCAAGACTTCTTGCTCTTCTGCTTTTAAGCCTTCGGGGAACCCCTTTTTTGTATTATGGAGAGGAATTGGGAATGCTGAGTGAGAATGTTCCGAGAAAACTGATTCACGATCCTCCCGGCAAGAAATATTGGCCTTTCTACAAAGGCAGAGATAATGCCAGACTTCCGATGTGCTGGGATGATAGTAAGTATGCAGGTTTTTCTATTACCGAACCCTGGCTTCCTTTAAATCAGGATTTTAAAACGGTAAATGTTTATGAGCAGCAGAAAGATCCTCAGAGCTTATTTCATACCTATCAGAAATTAATTCGTTTAAGAAAAGAGAAGGAAGTTCTCCGAAGTGGGAAGATCCAAATACTTGAAAAAAATCATAAAAGCATTTTAAGTTTTTTAAGATACACAGAGAAGGAAAGCTTTTTAGTTCTCATAAACTTTTCTAAGAAAAAACAGTCCTATCCTATAAAAAAGGCTACTTCCGCTCAGAAAGCGGCTATCCTATTTTCAAGTCACAGAAAAGAAGGAGTAGTCCTTGTGGGAGAAGAACTGGAATTAGATGGATATGAGGGTGGAATATTCGCCCTTTCTTGA
- a CDS encoding MarR family transcriptional regulator yields the protein MNEDLDNNNCFYFSLSIAFRSVNRVMEHTLKKVGLTPVQFLALKGLYDRDGMTIKELSEMLVQDSTSITRLVDRLEKAGLVIRKTDSNDKRSINVFLSEKAKSYAPKAKKIWRRVNRLLERNFQEQDLIGFFNVMEKMRGLSYLKENANKKIGEFDGRN from the coding sequence ATGAATGAAGATTTGGATAATAATAATTGCTTTTATTTCAGTTTGAGTATAGCCTTTCGTTCGGTGAACAGGGTTATGGAACATACTCTCAAAAAAGTTGGCTTAACTCCCGTACAGTTTTTAGCCCTGAAAGGTTTGTATGATAGGGACGGTATGACTATAAAAGAGCTTTCCGAGATGCTCGTGCAGGATTCTACATCTATAACGAGACTTGTAGATAGATTAGAAAAAGCCGGTCTTGTGATACGAAAGACAGATTCCAATGACAAACGTTCTATTAACGTCTTTCTCTCAGAAAAAGCAAAGTCTTATGCACCCAAAGCAAAGAAGATATGGAGAAGGGTAAATCGACTTCTGGAAAGGAATTTTCAGGAACAGGATTTGATAGGCTTTTTTAATGTTATGGAAAAAATGAGAGGCTTATCCTACCTCAAAGAAAATGCAAACAAAAAAATAGGAGAGTTTGATGGAAGAAATTGA
- the queD gene encoding 6-carboxytetrahydropterin synthase QueD, which translates to MEEIELIRVFRFDAAHLLPKVPDGHKCKRLHGHTFKFKVHLKGSIDPDSGWLMDFGDIKEVVKPLIDNYLDHYYLNEIEGLENPTSENLAVWIWNKLKPSLPLLYRITVYETCNSACIYMGKREIK; encoded by the coding sequence ATGGAAGAAATTGAACTAATTCGAGTCTTTCGCTTTGATGCGGCTCATTTACTGCCTAAGGTACCGGACGGGCATAAATGTAAGCGCTTACACGGACATACTTTTAAATTCAAGGTTCATCTGAAAGGAAGCATAGACCCGGATAGCGGTTGGCTTATGGACTTTGGTGATATAAAAGAAGTAGTAAAACCCCTGATTGATAATTACCTGGACCACTATTATCTGAATGAAATAGAAGGATTGGAAAATCCAACCAGTGAAAATCTGGCTGTCTGGATTTGGAATAAACTAAAACCCTCTCTTCCTCTTCTCTACAGGATTACGGTTTATGAGACCTGTAATTCCGCCTGCATTTATATGGGAAAAAGGGAGATCAAGTAA
- the queC gene encoding 7-cyano-7-deazaguanine synthase QueC, which translates to MARALVLFSGGLDSTTCLYKALSENEYVEAVSFDYSQKHKIELKKAKKICSKLNIHQTIVKIQTGIFLASSLTDANIRVPKKRKNMEEGIPNTYVPGRNILFLSYAVSMAEGKGLDTIYIGVNSLDYSGYPDCRPQFIRAFQKAIQLGTKTGVESSGIQIKTPLLKLSKKDIVLLGKRFGVPFGLTHSCYSPIADKPCGVCDSCILRKKGFEEAGVEDR; encoded by the coding sequence ATGGCAAGGGCTTTAGTTCTCTTTTCCGGTGGACTCGATTCTACTACCTGCCTGTATAAGGCTCTGAGCGAAAATGAATACGTAGAAGCTGTATCCTTTGATTATTCTCAAAAGCATAAAATTGAATTAAAGAAAGCTAAGAAAATTTGTAGCAAGTTAAATATTCATCAAACTATTGTAAAAATTCAAACCGGTATTTTTCTTGCATCCTCCCTTACCGATGCGAATATTCGGGTTCCCAAAAAAAGAAAAAACATGGAGGAAGGAATTCCAAATACCTATGTGCCGGGTAGGAATATATTATTTTTATCTTATGCAGTTTCCATGGCAGAAGGGAAAGGTCTCGATACAATTTATATAGGAGTGAATTCCCTCGATTATTCGGGCTATCCCGATTGCAGGCCGCAGTTTATCCGGGCTTTTCAAAAAGCGATTCAGCTCGGAACTAAAACCGGTGTAGAATCAAGCGGAATTCAGATAAAAACTCCTCTTCTCAAACTCTCCAAGAAAGATATAGTGCTACTCGGGAAACGTTTCGGAGTTCCCTTTGGACTAACTCATTCCTGTTATAGTCCTATAGCGGATAAGCCCTGCGGAGTCTGTGATTCCTGCATTCTCAGGAAGAAAGGTTTTGAAGAAGCCGGAGTAGAAGACAGGTAA
- a CDS encoding SpoIIE family protein phosphatase, which yields MPFKKEIKQEIRTRLYKFLLRKLALVLKEELNKNQTVLASRMSEGNTYKDFLENLLNRILEITGPIEDGPSFLKDLYLESIGGIGFENVSAKNLILSYFFRFNAIKEEAFFSIEDARKIYSIILDRIQQNEGFINRFNLQEMALLQKLKESVKEEFEIESEFLNTSYYLLETQSARVTNLINELVIERLTESLEKEKLLKQELAQRHKYIEEALKKARKIQLNLLPQPKNLANLLNIGFRYIPVESVGGDFYDVINLQYEHDFVQRIGFIIADVSGHGIPSAFIASMTKIIWQNSFSSQEHPAGILKKMNTGLLPLSIGNFLTAFLAIFDIYTQNLHEPKLLSEDCFCPRGVMHYSSAGHFPAYVIRKKDKSSFSVNTKGRVIGVFPEIKLENKSMDIFEGDRIIFYTDGFLEARSKSDREILGEKRLFQIFDSYKDLSVEKFCDEVSSQILTFSGGKYDDDMTLVVFDII from the coding sequence TTGCCGTTTAAAAAAGAAATAAAGCAGGAAATTCGCACAAGACTCTACAAATTTTTATTAAGAAAGCTTGCACTGGTTCTAAAAGAAGAATTGAATAAAAACCAAACAGTGCTTGCTTCGCGCATGTCAGAAGGGAATACCTACAAAGACTTTTTAGAAAACCTACTGAATAGAATATTAGAAATTACAGGACCTATTGAAGACGGACCTTCCTTCTTAAAAGACCTGTATTTAGAAAGTATAGGAGGCATCGGTTTTGAAAATGTTAGTGCGAAAAACTTAATCCTATCGTATTTCTTTCGTTTCAATGCCATTAAAGAAGAAGCTTTCTTTTCTATAGAAGATGCAAGGAAAATTTATTCTATTATTTTAGATCGAATTCAGCAAAACGAGGGATTTATTAATAGATTTAACCTTCAGGAAATGGCCTTATTGCAGAAATTGAAAGAGTCAGTTAAAGAAGAATTTGAGATAGAGTCTGAGTTTTTAAATACCAGTTACTATCTTCTCGAAACCCAATCAGCAAGGGTAACGAATCTTATTAATGAATTAGTTATCGAACGACTCACAGAAAGCTTAGAAAAAGAAAAACTATTAAAACAAGAATTAGCACAAAGGCATAAGTATATAGAAGAAGCTTTGAAGAAAGCAAGAAAAATACAATTAAATCTACTTCCTCAACCAAAAAATCTGGCTAATCTTCTGAATATCGGATTTCGCTATATCCCGGTAGAAAGCGTGGGAGGCGACTTTTACGATGTGATTAATTTGCAATACGAGCATGATTTTGTACAGAGGATAGGATTCATCATTGCAGATGTATCAGGTCACGGAATACCATCTGCTTTTATTGCATCCATGACAAAAATAATCTGGCAGAATAGTTTTTCTTCACAGGAACATCCGGCGGGTATATTAAAGAAAATGAATACAGGACTTTTACCCTTAAGTATTGGAAATTTTCTCACAGCTTTTTTAGCTATATTTGATATCTATACTCAGAATTTACATGAACCAAAGCTTTTATCGGAAGACTGCTTTTGTCCCAGAGGGGTTATGCACTACAGTAGTGCAGGTCATTTCCCGGCTTATGTCATTAGAAAGAAAGATAAATCTTCTTTTTCTGTAAATACAAAAGGCAGGGTAATCGGTGTTTTTCCGGAAATAAAACTGGAGAATAAGAGTATGGATATATTCGAAGGTGACAGAATCATTTTTTATACAGATGGTTTTTTAGAAGCCCGTTCAAAAAGCGATAGAGAAATTTTAGGTGAAAAGAGACTTTTTCAAATCTTTGATTCTTATAAGGACCTCTCTGTAGAAAAATTCTGTGATGAGGTCAGTTCTCAAATCCTTACATTTTCCGGAGGAAAATACGACGATGATATGACCCTGGTTGTTTTTGATATTATTTAA
- a CDS encoding SpoIIE family protein phosphatase — protein sequence MRQKKNSLFFTIVFFFLSISSYAQDIIELVPDKDFYNVTSYSAYLIDTKGEIELENLTEPEVESRFIQNTKHTINFGFTTNTYWFKLKMKYVGRSDPVNLEIPWPHIDYLDLYIIGKQQILAYRSGRLIPYNERIVKHKNFVFEIPFSTEEFNVYIKVRSDETLIFPILIHDTVEFHQKDRKEEFILGIYYGIVLVMFFYNLFIYLSLRDKNYLIYLFYVIALGLYQLSINGIIFQYWPDYPIWNKLFLPISQMFLQFCLLLLFKNVLNINSKDKLDNALVNLLLSLLVLFTLAIAFLEYSFFIQPLNALGILYMLSSVSLTSKRVLQGNRTALFFLLTWITFFLGGIILTLRNFGILPPNFLTTYSLQIGSTIEMVLLSIALADRINTMKNELAFLNARLEEKVIERTMELTGVLKELQKKNASIESELELASDVQKCIMPATEIILPGIELAAYYQFYTQVGGDYYDVFPLSNGAYGILIADVSGHGIPAALLTTMAKISFMNSLSKTSSPVEVFREVDANIAGIITTQNYLTAFLLVIHPDGRMFYSSAGHRPPIIFKKRTDTFEELRTEGLFLGILQKEGDFFREKEMQLYAGDRILLYTDGIIDACNSTEDRWGEENLIHAYLQVKDKTVYETRDYILKEWREFMGTTKIIDDSSLIILEYKGIEEGR from the coding sequence ATGAGACAAAAGAAGAATTCCCTTTTCTTTACGATTGTTTTCTTCTTTTTAAGTATATCTTCCTATGCCCAGGATATAATTGAACTTGTCCCGGATAAAGATTTTTACAATGTAACTTCCTATTCTGCTTATCTGATAGATACGAAAGGGGAAATCGAACTCGAAAACCTGACTGAACCCGAAGTCGAATCACGCTTCATTCAAAACACAAAACATACTATCAACTTTGGATTTACCACCAACACCTACTGGTTCAAGCTGAAAATGAAATACGTGGGACGTTCCGACCCGGTGAATTTAGAAATTCCCTGGCCCCACATCGACTATTTGGACTTATACATTATAGGAAAACAACAAATTCTTGCTTACCGCAGCGGTCGTTTAATTCCTTATAATGAACGAATTGTAAAACACAAAAACTTTGTATTTGAAATTCCATTTTCTACAGAAGAGTTTAACGTTTATATAAAGGTTCGTTCAGATGAAACTTTAATTTTTCCAATTCTGATTCATGATACTGTAGAATTTCATCAAAAAGATAGAAAAGAAGAATTTATCCTGGGAATCTATTACGGCATTGTCCTCGTGATGTTTTTCTATAATCTTTTCATCTACCTTTCTCTCAGGGATAAAAACTACCTGATATATCTTTTTTATGTAATTGCCCTCGGGCTCTACCAGCTTTCGATTAACGGAATTATTTTTCAATACTGGCCGGATTACCCAATATGGAACAAATTATTTCTGCCGATTTCTCAGATGTTCTTACAGTTCTGCCTTTTATTATTATTTAAAAATGTTTTGAATATAAACTCTAAAGATAAGCTCGATAATGCGCTTGTAAATCTTCTTTTATCTTTGCTGGTTCTTTTTACACTCGCTATTGCTTTTTTAGAGTATTCTTTCTTTATCCAACCTTTAAATGCTCTCGGAATTCTATATATGCTATCTTCCGTAAGCCTTACATCCAAAAGAGTTTTACAGGGGAACCGGACGGCTCTCTTTTTTCTTTTAACCTGGATTACATTTTTCCTGGGAGGAATAATCCTTACTCTCAGGAATTTCGGCATATTACCTCCCAATTTCCTTACAACTTACAGTCTGCAAATTGGCAGCACTATTGAAATGGTACTACTTTCTATTGCTCTTGCTGATAGAATTAACACTATGAAAAATGAGTTGGCTTTTCTTAATGCCAGATTGGAAGAAAAGGTAATTGAAAGAACTATGGAATTGACAGGAGTACTGAAAGAGTTACAGAAAAAAAATGCCAGCATTGAATCTGAATTAGAATTGGCTTCTGATGTACAAAAATGTATCATGCCCGCTACAGAAATTATTCTTCCCGGCATTGAACTGGCTGCTTACTATCAGTTTTATACACAGGTGGGAGGAGACTACTATGACGTGTTTCCTCTAAGCAACGGAGCCTATGGAATTTTAATTGCTGATGTATCGGGTCATGGAATCCCGGCGGCCCTTTTAACCACAATGGCAAAAATTAGTTTTATGAACTCCTTATCTAAGACAAGTTCGCCTGTAGAAGTTTTTCGAGAAGTGGATGCAAATATTGCCGGGATTATTACAACCCAGAACTACTTAACTGCATTTTTATTGGTGATTCATCCGGATGGTAGAATGTTTTACAGTTCAGCAGGACACAGGCCTCCGATTATTTTTAAAAAAAGAACGGATACTTTTGAAGAACTCAGGACGGAAGGGCTGTTTCTGGGTATCCTGCAAAAAGAAGGAGATTTTTTCCGAGAAAAAGAAATGCAACTTTACGCAGGTGATCGAATTCTTTTATATACCGATGGTATTATTGATGCCTGTAACTCTACTGAAGACAGATGGGGAGAAGAAAATTTAATCCATGCATATTTACAGGTAAAAGATAAAACAGTCTATGAAACAAGAGACTATATACTAAAGGAATGGAGGGAATTTATGGGAACAACAAAAATTATTGATGACTCAAGCCTCATCATTCTGGAGTATAAAGGAATTGAAGAAGGAAGATAA